The DNA sequence CGCGGCCCTGGACGAGCGTCGGGTCCGGGTCCGGGTCCGGGTCGATGTCGGGCAGCGGCCCGTCCGGGTCGTACGCGGACAGGTCGACGCCCCACACCTGCTCCAGGGTCAGGAGGGCGTTCTGCGGCGAGACCTGGCGGCGGCGGATCTCGATGGCCCGCTCCTGCGCCTCGGCCGCGGTGTCGCCGAGGACGAAGGTGACGCCGGGCATGATCTTGAGGTCCTCGGGCCGGCGGCCGTAGCGGGCGAGGCGGCCCTTGACGTCGGCGAAGAACGCGCGGCCCTCCTCCAGGGTGCCGTGCCGGGTGAAGACCACGTCGGCGGCCGACGCGGCGAACTCGCGGCCCTCGGGCGAGTCCCCCGCCTGGATCACGACGGGGTGGCCCTGCGGCGGCCGGTCCACGCCGAACTCCCCCGCGATGGTGAAGTGCCGCCCGCTGTGCGCGAACGGCCGCGGCCCGCCCGGGGCGCCGTCCGCCCCGGGTGCCCAGGAGTCCCACAGCTCCCGTGCGGTGGCGACGAACTCGGCGGCGCGCGTGTAGCGCTCCGCGCGGTCGAGGAAGCCGCCGCGCCGGAAGTTCTCGCCGGTGAAGGCGTCGGACGAGGTGACGACGTTCCAGGCCGCGCGGCCGCCGCTGAGGTGGTCGAGCGAGGCGAGTCTGCGGGCCAGTTCGTAGGGCTCGTTGAAGGTCGCGCTGACCGTGGCGGCCAGGCCGATCCGCTCGGTGACGGCCGCGAGGGCGCTCAGGACGGTGAGGGACTCGGGCCTGCCGACGACGTCCAGGTCGTGGATGCGGCCCTTGTGCTCGCGCAGCCTGAGGCCCTCGGCGAGGAAGAAGAAGTCGAAGAGCCCGCGTTCGGCGGTGCGGGCCAGGTGCTCGAACGAGGAGAACGCGATCTGCGAGCGCGACCTGGGATCGGCCCACACGGTGGTGTTGTTCACGCCGGGGAAGTGGGCGGCGAGGTGGATCCGCCTGCGCGCGGGGGACCCGTGCGTACCGGCCGTCATGACGCCTCCCCCGCGTGCGCGGCGTAGCGGTTGGCGGGCCGGGTGAGGCCCAGGTGCTCCCGGAGCGTGGCGCCCGGGTAGAAGGTGCGGAAAAGACCGCGGTGCTGGAGCAGCGAGACCGTGCCGTTGACCAGGCGCTCCAGGTCGCGCCGCGGCTCCACGGGCGTGAGGTGGAAGCCGTCGGCGGCGCCCGCCGCGTGCCAGGAGGCGATGAGGTCGGCCAGGTCGACGGGCCCGCCGCGGTAGAGCGGTCCTTCGGCGGTGGGGTG is a window from the Streptomyces spectabilis genome containing:
- a CDS encoding NtaA/DmoA family FMN-dependent monooxygenase (This protein belongs to a clade of FMN-dependent monooxygenases, within a broader family of flavin-dependent oxidoreductases, the luciferase-like monooxygenase (LMM) family, some of whose members use coenzyme F420 rather than FMN.) codes for the protein MTAGTHGSPARRRIHLAAHFPGVNNTTVWADPRSRSQIAFSSFEHLARTAERGLFDFFFLAEGLRLREHKGRIHDLDVVGRPESLTVLSALAAVTERIGLAATVSATFNEPYELARRLASLDHLSGGRAAWNVVTSSDAFTGENFRRGGFLDRAERYTRAAEFVATARELWDSWAPGADGAPGGPRPFAHSGRHFTIAGEFGVDRPPQGHPVVIQAGDSPEGREFAASAADVVFTRHGTLEEGRAFFADVKGRLARYGRRPEDLKIMPGVTFVLGDTAAEAQERAIEIRRRQVSPQNALLTLEQVWGVDLSAYDPDGPLPDIDPDPDPDPTLVQGRVRIGDRLAVAEKWRALSRAKGLSLHQTVIETTGRQSFIGTPAAVAEQLDEFVRTDAADGFILVPHLTPGGLDEFVERVVPLLQERGVFRTEYEGATLRSHLGLPEPARKG